A DNA window from Gasterosteus aculeatus chromosome 16, fGasAcu3.hap1.1, whole genome shotgun sequence contains the following coding sequences:
- the LOC120833981 gene encoding glutamate decarboxylase 1 isoform X2, which translates to MAASAPSSSGGEPDPNSTNLRPPGSRFLQKNNSLEERSRIVSSFKERAARNLMSCDNAGEDAHFRRAENDFSNMFARDLLPAKNGEEPTMQFLLEVVEILTNYVRKTFDRSTKILDFHHPHQLLEGMEGFNLELSDQPESLEQILVDCRDTLKYGVRTGHPRFFNQLSTGLDIVGLAGEWLTSTANTNMFTYEIAPVFVLMEQLTLKKMREMVGWPGGEGDGIFSPGGAISNMYSVMIARYKFFPEVKTKGMAAAPRLVLFTSEHSHYSIKKASAALGFGTENLILLNTDKRGRVIPADLEAKVIEAKQKGYVPMFVNATAGTTVYGAFDPINEIADICEKYNMWLHVDGAWGGGLLMSRKHKHKLNGIERANSVTWNPHKMMGVPLQCSAVLVREWGLLQGCNSMCADYLFQPDKQYDVTYDTGDKAIQCGRHVDIFKFWLMWKAKGTVGFEQHIDNCLDLSAHLYNKVRNREGFEMVFDGEPQHTNVCFWYIPPSLRGLPDGDERRESLHKVAPKIKAMMMESGSTMVGYQPQGDKVNFFRMVISNPAATRSDVDFVIEEIERLGADL; encoded by the exons ATGGCGGCATCTgcaccctcctcctctggcgGCGAGCCGGATCCCAACTCCACCAATTTACGACCACCGGGCTCAA GGTTTTTGCAGAAGAACAACAGTTTGGAGGAAAGGAGCCGGATTGTGAGTTCCTTCAAAGAGCGCGCGGCCAGGAACCTGATGTCCTGCGATAACGCGGGAGAAGACGCGCATTTCAGACGCGCGGAGAACGACTTCTCCAACATGTTCGCAAGAG ATCTGTTGCCTGCCAAAAATGGAGAGGAACCGACCATGCAGTTTCTGCTGGAGGTTGTGGAAATCCTCACCAACTACGTGCGGAAGACTTTCGACAGATCCACCAAGATTCTGGACTtccaccacccccaccagctgctggagggCATGGAGGGCTTCAACCTGGAGCTCTCTGACCAGCCCGAGTCTCTGGAGCAGATCCTGGTGGACTGCAGGGACACCTTGAAGTACGGAGTGAGAACAG GTCACCCCCGGTTCTTTAACCAGCTGTCCACTGGATTAGATATCGTTGGCTTGGCAGGGGAGTGGCTCACCTCCACGGCCAACACTAACAT GTTTACCTATGAGATCGCCCCTGTCTTTGTGCTCATGGAGCAGCTGACTCTGAAAAAGATGAGGGAGATGGTCGGCTGGCCTGGTGGAGAGGGCGATGGGATATTTTCTCCAG GAGGAGCAATCTCCAACATGTACAGTGTGATGATTGCCAGATACAAGTTCTTCCCTGAAGTTAAGACCAAAGGCATGGCAGCTGCACCCAGGCTGGTCCTCTTCACCTCGGAGCAC AGCCACTATTCCATCAAGAAAGCCAGTGCCGCTCTGGGCTTTGGGACTGAGAACCTGATCCTTTTGAACACAGATAAGAG AGGGAGGGTCATTCCTGCTGATTTGGAAGCCAAAGTAATAGAGGCCAAGCAAAAG GGCTATGTTCCAATGTTCGTGAACGCCACCGCCGGCACCACCGTCTATGGGGCCTTTGATCCCATCAATGAAATTGCAGACATCTGTGAAAAGTACAACATGTGGCTTCACGTGGAC GGAGCCTGGGGAGGAGGCTTGCTGATGTCcagaaagcacaaacacaagctGAATGGAATAGAGAG GGCCAACTCGGTCACCTGGAACCCTCATAAAATGATGGGAGTGCCGCTGCAGTGCTCTGCCGTTCTGGTCAGAGAGTGG GGATTGTTACAGGGCTGCAACTCCATGTGTGCCGATTACCTCTTCCAGCCGGATAAACAGTACGACGTTACATACGATACGGGTGACAAGGCCATTCAGTGTGGACGGCACGTCGACATCTTCAAGTTCTGGCTCATGTGGAAGGCAAAG GGAACAGTAGGGTTTGAACAGCACATTGACAACTGCCTGGATCTGTCAGCGCACCTCTACAATAAAGTGAGGAACCGAGAGGGCTTCGAGATGGTGTTCGATGGAGAG CCGCAGCACACTAATGTGTGTTTCTGGTACATTCCACCGAGTCTGCGCGGCTTACCTGACGGCGACGAGAGGCGGGAGAGTTTGCACAAG GTGGCCCCAAAGATCAAGGCGATGATGATGGAGTCGGGGAGCACGATGGTGGGTTACCAGCCGCAGGGAGACAAGGTCAACTTCTTCCGCATGGTCATCTCGAACCCCGCTGCCACCAGGTCAGACGTGGACTTCGTGATCGAGGAGATCGAGCGACTGGGCGCCGACCTGTAA
- the LOC120833981 gene encoding glutamate decarboxylase 1 isoform X3, producing MCYDAWCGVAHGCTRKLGMKICGFLQKNNSLEERSRIVSSFKERAARNLMSCDNAGEDAHFRRAENDFSNMFARDLLPAKNGEEPTMQFLLEVVEILTNYVRKTFDRSTKILDFHHPHQLLEGMEGFNLELSDQPESLEQILVDCRDTLKYGVRTGHPRFFNQLSTGLDIVGLAGEWLTSTANTNMFTYEIAPVFVLMEQLTLKKMREMVGWPGGEGDGIFSPGGAISNMYSVMIARYKFFPEVKTKGMAAAPRLVLFTSEHSHYSIKKASAALGFGTENLILLNTDKRGRVIPADLEAKVIEAKQKGYVPMFVNATAGTTVYGAFDPINEIADICEKYNMWLHVDGAWGGGLLMSRKHKHKLNGIERANSVTWNPHKMMGVPLQCSAVLVREWGLLQGCNSMCADYLFQPDKQYDVTYDTGDKAIQCGRHVDIFKFWLMWKAKGTVGFEQHIDNCLDLSAHLYNKVRNREGFEMVFDGEPQHTNVCFWYIPPSLRGLPDGDERRESLHKVAPKIKAMMMESGSTMVGYQPQGDKVNFFRMVISNPAATRSDVDFVIEEIERLGADL from the exons atgt GCTATGATGCCTGGTGTGGAGTTGCCCATGGATGTACTAGGAAATTGGGAATGAAGATATGTG GGTTTTTGCAGAAGAACAACAGTTTGGAGGAAAGGAGCCGGATTGTGAGTTCCTTCAAAGAGCGCGCGGCCAGGAACCTGATGTCCTGCGATAACGCGGGAGAAGACGCGCATTTCAGACGCGCGGAGAACGACTTCTCCAACATGTTCGCAAGAG ATCTGTTGCCTGCCAAAAATGGAGAGGAACCGACCATGCAGTTTCTGCTGGAGGTTGTGGAAATCCTCACCAACTACGTGCGGAAGACTTTCGACAGATCCACCAAGATTCTGGACTtccaccacccccaccagctgctggagggCATGGAGGGCTTCAACCTGGAGCTCTCTGACCAGCCCGAGTCTCTGGAGCAGATCCTGGTGGACTGCAGGGACACCTTGAAGTACGGAGTGAGAACAG GTCACCCCCGGTTCTTTAACCAGCTGTCCACTGGATTAGATATCGTTGGCTTGGCAGGGGAGTGGCTCACCTCCACGGCCAACACTAACAT GTTTACCTATGAGATCGCCCCTGTCTTTGTGCTCATGGAGCAGCTGACTCTGAAAAAGATGAGGGAGATGGTCGGCTGGCCTGGTGGAGAGGGCGATGGGATATTTTCTCCAG GAGGAGCAATCTCCAACATGTACAGTGTGATGATTGCCAGATACAAGTTCTTCCCTGAAGTTAAGACCAAAGGCATGGCAGCTGCACCCAGGCTGGTCCTCTTCACCTCGGAGCAC AGCCACTATTCCATCAAGAAAGCCAGTGCCGCTCTGGGCTTTGGGACTGAGAACCTGATCCTTTTGAACACAGATAAGAG AGGGAGGGTCATTCCTGCTGATTTGGAAGCCAAAGTAATAGAGGCCAAGCAAAAG GGCTATGTTCCAATGTTCGTGAACGCCACCGCCGGCACCACCGTCTATGGGGCCTTTGATCCCATCAATGAAATTGCAGACATCTGTGAAAAGTACAACATGTGGCTTCACGTGGAC GGAGCCTGGGGAGGAGGCTTGCTGATGTCcagaaagcacaaacacaagctGAATGGAATAGAGAG GGCCAACTCGGTCACCTGGAACCCTCATAAAATGATGGGAGTGCCGCTGCAGTGCTCTGCCGTTCTGGTCAGAGAGTGG GGATTGTTACAGGGCTGCAACTCCATGTGTGCCGATTACCTCTTCCAGCCGGATAAACAGTACGACGTTACATACGATACGGGTGACAAGGCCATTCAGTGTGGACGGCACGTCGACATCTTCAAGTTCTGGCTCATGTGGAAGGCAAAG GGAACAGTAGGGTTTGAACAGCACATTGACAACTGCCTGGATCTGTCAGCGCACCTCTACAATAAAGTGAGGAACCGAGAGGGCTTCGAGATGGTGTTCGATGGAGAG CCGCAGCACACTAATGTGTGTTTCTGGTACATTCCACCGAGTCTGCGCGGCTTACCTGACGGCGACGAGAGGCGGGAGAGTTTGCACAAG GTGGCCCCAAAGATCAAGGCGATGATGATGGAGTCGGGGAGCACGATGGTGGGTTACCAGCCGCAGGGAGACAAGGTCAACTTCTTCCGCATGGTCATCTCGAACCCCGCTGCCACCAGGTCAGACGTGGACTTCGTGATCGAGGAGATCGAGCGACTGGGCGCCGACCTGTAA
- the LOC120833981 gene encoding glutamate decarboxylase 1 isoform X1, with protein sequence MAASAPSSSGGEPDPNSTNLRPPGSSYDAWCGVAHGCTRKLGMKICGFLQKNNSLEERSRIVSSFKERAARNLMSCDNAGEDAHFRRAENDFSNMFARDLLPAKNGEEPTMQFLLEVVEILTNYVRKTFDRSTKILDFHHPHQLLEGMEGFNLELSDQPESLEQILVDCRDTLKYGVRTGHPRFFNQLSTGLDIVGLAGEWLTSTANTNMFTYEIAPVFVLMEQLTLKKMREMVGWPGGEGDGIFSPGGAISNMYSVMIARYKFFPEVKTKGMAAAPRLVLFTSEHSHYSIKKASAALGFGTENLILLNTDKRGRVIPADLEAKVIEAKQKGYVPMFVNATAGTTVYGAFDPINEIADICEKYNMWLHVDGAWGGGLLMSRKHKHKLNGIERANSVTWNPHKMMGVPLQCSAVLVREWGLLQGCNSMCADYLFQPDKQYDVTYDTGDKAIQCGRHVDIFKFWLMWKAKGTVGFEQHIDNCLDLSAHLYNKVRNREGFEMVFDGEPQHTNVCFWYIPPSLRGLPDGDERRESLHKVAPKIKAMMMESGSTMVGYQPQGDKVNFFRMVISNPAATRSDVDFVIEEIERLGADL encoded by the exons ATGGCGGCATCTgcaccctcctcctctggcgGCGAGCCGGATCCCAACTCCACCAATTTACGACCACCGGGCTCAA GCTATGATGCCTGGTGTGGAGTTGCCCATGGATGTACTAGGAAATTGGGAATGAAGATATGTG GGTTTTTGCAGAAGAACAACAGTTTGGAGGAAAGGAGCCGGATTGTGAGTTCCTTCAAAGAGCGCGCGGCCAGGAACCTGATGTCCTGCGATAACGCGGGAGAAGACGCGCATTTCAGACGCGCGGAGAACGACTTCTCCAACATGTTCGCAAGAG ATCTGTTGCCTGCCAAAAATGGAGAGGAACCGACCATGCAGTTTCTGCTGGAGGTTGTGGAAATCCTCACCAACTACGTGCGGAAGACTTTCGACAGATCCACCAAGATTCTGGACTtccaccacccccaccagctgctggagggCATGGAGGGCTTCAACCTGGAGCTCTCTGACCAGCCCGAGTCTCTGGAGCAGATCCTGGTGGACTGCAGGGACACCTTGAAGTACGGAGTGAGAACAG GTCACCCCCGGTTCTTTAACCAGCTGTCCACTGGATTAGATATCGTTGGCTTGGCAGGGGAGTGGCTCACCTCCACGGCCAACACTAACAT GTTTACCTATGAGATCGCCCCTGTCTTTGTGCTCATGGAGCAGCTGACTCTGAAAAAGATGAGGGAGATGGTCGGCTGGCCTGGTGGAGAGGGCGATGGGATATTTTCTCCAG GAGGAGCAATCTCCAACATGTACAGTGTGATGATTGCCAGATACAAGTTCTTCCCTGAAGTTAAGACCAAAGGCATGGCAGCTGCACCCAGGCTGGTCCTCTTCACCTCGGAGCAC AGCCACTATTCCATCAAGAAAGCCAGTGCCGCTCTGGGCTTTGGGACTGAGAACCTGATCCTTTTGAACACAGATAAGAG AGGGAGGGTCATTCCTGCTGATTTGGAAGCCAAAGTAATAGAGGCCAAGCAAAAG GGCTATGTTCCAATGTTCGTGAACGCCACCGCCGGCACCACCGTCTATGGGGCCTTTGATCCCATCAATGAAATTGCAGACATCTGTGAAAAGTACAACATGTGGCTTCACGTGGAC GGAGCCTGGGGAGGAGGCTTGCTGATGTCcagaaagcacaaacacaagctGAATGGAATAGAGAG GGCCAACTCGGTCACCTGGAACCCTCATAAAATGATGGGAGTGCCGCTGCAGTGCTCTGCCGTTCTGGTCAGAGAGTGG GGATTGTTACAGGGCTGCAACTCCATGTGTGCCGATTACCTCTTCCAGCCGGATAAACAGTACGACGTTACATACGATACGGGTGACAAGGCCATTCAGTGTGGACGGCACGTCGACATCTTCAAGTTCTGGCTCATGTGGAAGGCAAAG GGAACAGTAGGGTTTGAACAGCACATTGACAACTGCCTGGATCTGTCAGCGCACCTCTACAATAAAGTGAGGAACCGAGAGGGCTTCGAGATGGTGTTCGATGGAGAG CCGCAGCACACTAATGTGTGTTTCTGGTACATTCCACCGAGTCTGCGCGGCTTACCTGACGGCGACGAGAGGCGGGAGAGTTTGCACAAG GTGGCCCCAAAGATCAAGGCGATGATGATGGAGTCGGGGAGCACGATGGTGGGTTACCAGCCGCAGGGAGACAAGGTCAACTTCTTCCGCATGGTCATCTCGAACCCCGCTGCCACCAGGTCAGACGTGGACTTCGTGATCGAGGAGATCGAGCGACTGGGCGCCGACCTGTAA
- the sp5a gene encoding transcription factor Sp5a, producing MAAVAVLRNETLQAFLQDRTPNSSPENCKHSPLALLAATCNRIGHHHGSNPADFLQVPYDPTLGSPSRLFHPWTNEGTPQSSLAGNSTFGLSSKPQLSAHIQSSFSSHHELPLTPPADPSYPYDFSPVKMLPCSMQSLQSSCPPTYVPAVSYAAPAPIPSAMPSFVTGPSGLVHHHHHHHHQQQRQLSPNPGEDIPWWSLQQGNHVAHSSSLGPHRFQLQRGLVLGHTDFAQYQTQIAALLHTKSPLATARRCRRCRCPNCQSSTSSDEPGKKKQHICHIPGCGKVYGKTSHLKAHLRWHSGERPFVCNWLFCGKSFTRSDELQRHLRTHTGEKRFVCPDCCKRFMRSDHLAKHVKTHQNKKNKCHDKTLDHVKREDTRNML from the exons ATGGCAGCAGTGGCCGTACTGCGCAATGAGACACTCCAGGCTTTTCTCCAG GATCGCACCCCGAACTCCTCTCCAGAGAACTGCAAGCACTCTCCGCTGGCTCTCCTGGCCGCCACTTGTAACCGGATCGGGCATCACCACGGATCGAACCCCGCCGATTTCCTCCAGGTCCCTTACGACCCGACCCTGGGCTCCCCTTCGCGTTTATTTCACCCGTGGACTAACGAGGGGACGCCTCAGAGCAGCCTGGCCGGAAACTCCACGTTCGGACTATCGTCCAAGCCCCAGCTGTCCGCGCACATCCAGAGCTCCTTCAGCTCGCACCACGAACTGCCCCTCACCCCCCCGGCGGACCCCTCGTACCCCTATGACTTCTCCCCCGTGAAGATGTTGCCCTGCTCCATGCAGTCTCTGCAgtcctcctgcccccccacgtACGTCCCCGCCGTCAGTTACGCGGCCCCGGCTCCCATCCCGTCCGCCATGCCAAGTTTTGTCACGGGACCCTCCGGCCTcgtgcaccaccaccaccaccaccaccaccagcagcagagaCAGTTGTCCCCGAACCCCGGGGAGGACATCCCGTGGTGGAGCCTCCAGCAGGGGAACCACGTCGCCCACTCTTCCTCCCTCGGCCCGCACCGCTTCCAGCTGCAGCGGGGCTTGGTTCTGGGCCACACGGACTTCGCGCAATACCAGACGCAGATCGCGGCTCTGCTGCACACCAAGTCCCCCCTCGCCACCGCGCGCCGCTGCAGGAGGTGCCGGTGCCCCAACTGCCAGTCGTCCACGTCCAGCGACGAGCCCGGCAAGAAGAAGCAGCACATTTGCCACATACCGGGCTGCGGGAAGGTTTACGGGAAGACGTCGCACCTGAAGGCGCACCTGCGGTGGCACTCCGGCGAGCGGCCGTTCGTGTGCAACTGGCTCTTCTGCGGCAAAAGTTTCACCAGGTCGGACGAGCTGCAGAGACACCTGAGGACTCACACGGGGGAGAAGCGCTTCGTTTGCCCGGACTGCTGCAAGAGGTTCATGAGGAGCGACCACTTGGCGAAACACGTCAAAACTcaccagaacaaaaaaaacaagtgccACGACAAGACGCTGGACCACGTCAAGAGGGAGGACACGAGGAATATGTTGTAA